The Cellulomonas sp. P24 genome contains a region encoding:
- the rpmB gene encoding 50S ribosomal protein L28: MSAVCQVLGTKPGFGHSISHSHVRTKRRFNPNIQRKRYWVPSLGRFVTLNVSTKGIKTIDRRGIDVVVAEIRARGEKI; encoded by the coding sequence ATGTCGGCGGTATGCCAGGTGCTCGGCACCAAGCCGGGCTTCGGCCACTCGATCTCGCACTCGCACGTGCGGACCAAGCGCCGTTTCAACCCCAACATCCAGCGCAAGCGCTACTGGGTGCCGTCCCTCGGTCGCTTCGTGACTCTCAACGTGAGCACCAAGGGCATCAAGACCATCGACCGCCGCGGCATCGACGTCGTCGTGGCTGAGATCCGCGCACGTGGGGAGAAGATCTGA
- a CDS encoding App1 family protein: protein MRRHARPRTPAAPEVHLTEHGSRTSRSSRPHLAARAEDALYRRLGWWLRRRGWTVRVEPFTCYGGAGWVRVLARTVLAPPGADRARWRAATLRGWRRFAIAQVGHVEIGVEIDGTRQRVVGDRGGYVDAVVPSDLPSGWHAIRLWGSPTSHVDGQVFVVDPSVRGGVVSDVDDTVVVTNVPRPFLAAWNALVRNENARQPVPGMAVLYDRLTRDVPDAPVFYLSTGAWNSEPALLRFLHRHGYPRGPLLLTDWGPTQTGWFRSGQEHKRAELRRLLEEFPQISWLLVGDDGQHDPEIYRALAEEHPDRVRAVVIRRLTPTQQVLAHGGRAPTDHLVLAGHGTTLRPPVIHGRDGTELRGLLAAASITLRDPDPSL, encoded by the coding sequence GTGCGCCGGCACGCCCGCCCGCGCACCCCAGCAGCGCCGGAGGTCCACCTGACCGAGCACGGATCCCGGACCTCGCGGAGCAGCAGACCGCACCTGGCGGCGCGCGCCGAGGACGCCCTGTACCGACGCCTCGGCTGGTGGCTTCGACGGCGTGGCTGGACGGTGCGGGTGGAACCGTTCACCTGCTACGGAGGGGCGGGCTGGGTGCGTGTCCTCGCCCGCACCGTCCTCGCGCCACCCGGCGCGGACCGCGCGCGCTGGCGCGCCGCGACCCTGCGAGGATGGCGCCGCTTCGCGATCGCCCAGGTCGGGCACGTGGAGATCGGTGTGGAGATCGACGGCACGAGGCAGCGCGTCGTCGGGGACCGCGGCGGCTACGTGGACGCCGTCGTCCCGTCCGACCTGCCGTCGGGGTGGCACGCGATCCGTCTGTGGGGTTCGCCGACGAGCCACGTCGACGGCCAGGTGTTCGTGGTCGACCCCTCGGTCCGTGGCGGTGTCGTGTCCGACGTCGACGACACCGTCGTCGTGACGAACGTGCCGCGCCCGTTCCTTGCCGCCTGGAACGCGCTCGTCCGGAACGAGAACGCTCGCCAGCCGGTCCCTGGCATGGCGGTCCTCTACGACCGCCTCACCCGCGACGTGCCGGACGCACCGGTCTTCTACCTCTCGACCGGCGCATGGAACAGCGAACCGGCGCTCCTGCGATTCCTGCACCGACACGGCTATCCACGCGGTCCGCTGCTCCTGACGGACTGGGGACCTACGCAGACCGGATGGTTCCGGTCGGGCCAGGAGCACAAGCGTGCCGAGCTTCGACGCCTGCTCGAGGAGTTCCCCCAGATCAGCTGGCTGCTGGTCGGCGACGACGGGCAGCACGACCCGGAGATCTACCGCGCCCTGGCCGAGGAGCACCCGGATCGTGTGCGGGCCGTCGTGATCCGGCGCCTCACCCCGACACAACAGGTCCTGGCGCACGGAGGTCGCGCTCCGACAGACCACCTCGTGCTCGCCGGCCACGGCACGACGCTGCGCCCA